A region of Shewanella psychromarinicola DNA encodes the following proteins:
- a CDS encoding DUF4041 domain-containing protein has product MDNNLLIVIAIAVLAVIISFFVANHHFNKKLNEYKNSVNQKLGEHKSIDEALHQINAKMALVKIELDDDSKELERVQVETAELQELKKNEKQLLENVQLHTSAISKLETDEEKLVLSISKLGAEQEELMGMLDLYSRLDEYTSCGHFEMPDYLYETSVRFVEEIKDVRVQQKEMIKEKEAVTYPDTTIISNDKSFNKKILDGQVKLMLTAFNTECDFLIGKVSPSSFGRTLERIEKLANTLEKSAATLECGFDISYVELKFEECKLQYQYTLKKQEEVTEQKLIKEQIREEQRAIKEYERAIAEAEKEEKMYRDLLDKARKELSGVSENERAVAELRIAQLELQLLEAEAKESRAKSMAEQTRKGHVYVISNIGSFGEDVYKIGMTRRLEPMDRVKELGDASVPFPFDVHAMIYAEDAPALETALHRTFTSLRVNAVNLRKEFFQVDLDSIKEAVDEMDGIDIEFKMTALAEDYYESLRLQERLVA; this is encoded by the coding sequence ATGGATAACAATCTCCTTATCGTTATAGCTATTGCTGTTTTAGCCGTAATTATTAGCTTTTTCGTTGCCAATCATCACTTCAATAAAAAACTAAACGAATATAAAAATAGTGTTAATCAAAAGCTCGGTGAACACAAAAGTATTGATGAAGCTTTGCACCAAATAAATGCAAAGATGGCACTTGTTAAAATTGAGCTTGATGATGACTCCAAAGAATTGGAGCGTGTGCAAGTAGAGACCGCTGAGTTACAAGAACTGAAGAAAAATGAAAAGCAGTTATTAGAGAATGTTCAGTTGCATACATCAGCGATATCTAAGTTAGAAACTGATGAAGAAAAGCTTGTGTTAAGCATATCTAAGCTTGGTGCGGAGCAGGAAGAGTTAATGGGGATGTTAGATTTATATTCTCGCTTGGATGAATATACATCATGTGGCCATTTTGAAATGCCAGACTACCTCTATGAAACTTCAGTTAGGTTTGTTGAGGAAATCAAAGATGTCAGGGTTCAGCAGAAAGAAATGATTAAAGAGAAGGAAGCTGTCACTTACCCAGACACGACAATCATCTCAAATGATAAATCGTTCAATAAAAAGATTCTAGACGGCCAAGTTAAGTTGATGCTAACTGCATTTAATACAGAATGTGATTTTCTTATTGGTAAGGTTAGCCCAAGTAGTTTTGGTCGAACTTTGGAACGCATAGAAAAGCTTGCGAATACTCTTGAAAAATCGGCGGCTACATTGGAATGTGGTTTCGACATCAGTTATGTGGAGCTGAAATTTGAAGAGTGCAAACTCCAATACCAATATACATTGAAGAAACAAGAAGAAGTCACAGAGCAAAAGCTAATAAAAGAGCAAATAAGGGAAGAGCAGCGTGCTATTAAGGAGTATGAGCGAGCCATTGCTGAAGCTGAAAAAGAAGAAAAAATGTATAGGGATTTATTGGATAAAGCACGAAAAGAGCTATCAGGAGTCTCTGAAAATGAAAGGGCTGTCGCAGAGTTGCGTATAGCTCAACTTGAACTGCAATTGCTAGAAGCTGAGGCTAAAGAGAGTCGAGCTAAGAGTATGGCTGAGCAAACTCGAAAGGGTCATGTTTATGTAATTAGTAATATTGGCTCATTCGGAGAAGATGTATACAAAATTGGTATGACTAGGCGTTTAGAGCCTATGGATCGTGTCAAAGAGTTAGGCGATGCAAGTGTACCGTTCCCATTCGATGTGCATGCAATGATATACGCTGAAGATGCTCCTGCACTTGAAACTGCTCTTCATCGCACATTTACATCATTAAGGGTTAACGCTGTAAATCTTAGGAAGGAATTCTTTCAGGTAGATCTAGATTCTATAAAAGAGGCTGTTGACGAAATGGACGGTATAGATATTGAGTTCAAGATGACAGCTTTAGCTGAGGACTATTACGAAAGCCTTCGTCTGCAAGAAAGATTAGTTGCCTAG